Proteins from a genomic interval of Desulfovibrio piger:
- a CDS encoding OmpH family outer membrane protein, translated as MPRFPRFLSGLALMLALPLSGCLDTGPDVVCVDVDRVLSQSRAAQQANEHLAKVQAILQNGLDVYQEELKKSPEEKREQELRQGLAVLQRQLALEQAAARDVVSKHMLARIEAWRADKGDVAVIARQNVLSAPASMDITAEIISRMDAGSVQFAELPKVSIRTHADGPDEKAGKEEKTGKNDKGAKNEKK; from the coding sequence ATGCCCCGTTTTCCCCGTTTTCTTTCCGGTCTCGCCCTTATGCTGGCCCTGCCCCTGTCCGGTTGCCTGGATACCGGCCCGGACGTGGTCTGCGTGGATGTGGACCGTGTCCTCAGCCAGTCCAGGGCCGCGCAGCAGGCCAACGAACACCTGGCCAAAGTCCAGGCCATCCTGCAGAACGGTCTGGATGTCTATCAGGAAGAACTGAAGAAAAGCCCTGAAGAAAAACGCGAGCAGGAACTGCGTCAGGGCCTGGCCGTGCTGCAGCGCCAGCTGGCGCTGGAACAGGCCGCCGCCCGTGACGTGGTCAGCAAGCACATGCTGGCCAGGATCGAAGCCTGGCGCGCCGACAAGGGCGACGTGGCCGTCATCGCCCGCCAGAACGTCCTTTCCGCTCCTGCGTCCATGGACATCACCGCCGAGATCATCAGCCGTATGGACGCCGGCAGTGTGCAGTTCGCCGAGCTGCCCAAGGTCAGCATCCGTACCCATGCCGACGGCCCCGACGAAAAGGCCGGCAAGGAAGAAAAGACCGGCAAGAACGACAAGGGCGCCAAAAACGAAAAGAAGTAG
- a CDS encoding autotransporter outer membrane beta-barrel domain-containing protein yields MQLTKGAIGNLINRYKAVLKKCHLMNTFGSLAVAGMLVMGGAGVAVAADPDKALEGKNNYDQTTVNNLMGGWLVKSAETTAADDITLEVKGGTISEIIGGSYVQANSAFDNTLTHGNISTTISGSTTSSQFVVGGSKIANSEKANLKTGDISLTITGGTFGQKDSGKNTDYELVMGGNYLKADLNADDTSKAEAGNITVNISGGEFKTSVTGGSVAHVYGTGANAPALSVTDASTSVTITGGTFGQSYSTGLGAINLDPSIIGGGLALVKGEKGTATSTITGNTLVTINGEKVDINDKVLGGSLAQGKGATVTIGKEGGTSTSAVVVENVKSVGDLVGGNMTEGDATMEAKDVTTTLHGNSSVTVKAGKVEGDIMGGSYARGAGTVTTTGNTSVVFNAANFPTVSQAEYIVGGDKVLGNGTATGEIKGTSSVTINNDASVTTGAVVGGSFSRATPGTAEATVANSVVTINGGKSIAGVVGGGLAEHLTGTGSAKSVVEGTSSVVIKDGTVTNIVYTKGSGEKASSYAAVAGAGLATGANATASVENSVVVIDGAETVIKGNKPDSGKDGYFDKDNAKVVAGGVAVDGGTVNVTNTSLTMKNGTVTGDLVGGNLIDGAGKAGNITSTSVALTGGTLDGEVMGGSYVRGSNTSNIDTTNVLVSGGELQSVDHKAQYVLGGGKALVYADGQKASLTIDTTNVTISDSVKVLGGGVIGGSLAKGTGTGKATVSVTEANTTILGGTKIAGVVGGGVAENYGAATGDVSSSVTESQLTISGGTIDALRYGAQISDDGETASKAAVVGGGVASAKGAGTITSSVTTANTTINGGTINGNVFAGGVADGTSATANVTNANLTISGNADIQGNIHAGGYALNDGTARVTDTATVTFDGNSSFAGKVFGQGHDATSSNKATVNNSTLAFTNYTGEFNGQVVGFTKLDVAEGSTLKLQTLSTGTTAGKEAGVFNNKALTLAGAGNVEAEAVNVVADKGLSVKNGTLTVTNSLKSAEDGNGTKGINVSDNGVLSAANRLLVKKDGESISTADGLKRLYLGQGGTLAVTGLSSISTADMQQYRNVLVVNDSTGLIKYEGAAIEISRDDKTDSGNLKGSVAEATGALLTDTTVEYGGPGYTDTTTINGNYGAGTVLISNAADGNHTVDLKGDLTLLGDGTNLITVKGDGTPTLFTVNVSDGKALNLGSAAAPSLGGNLGEAHITLGNNSSLNAVAGNYTVGAVTGGGVVSSSAGGNLVAEVIGEVGNVGAVKASQGSIHSNGHIHTDTLTIEGGVVSSGSDIYVDQPVNDMNGTLTATGNISLHAGATSARGQIVTDGDLILGEDITKAADGQLTLRAQQGTIEAANITATNVAAKKLAASGAVAVDGGVLNLTGTGTDASTVKSLTLTNGTQATVADLKLTGTTGTTGTTGTITVGSESDTVGGTTLSAQHIDLNGGMLLVDPAWGLASSNVAVENLSAGGATDVVVNGRVGVGQNSYLALGTADTGWLPGVVGNYTKGVGLSKTGITAALGVFKGIEIADGKALVVNGGLMDTATSADLTNAVTNATDDSATFAANSLLVVNGANIYGDKAAISFKTTGTLSVAEGAKLLVTDAVAGQDYTIVGNVTTVQDGTSTTITDGGTVWKTEGLSTTTDMISLGDAKFDNTGKKVTTSAVRNDAHTVFPNLSDGMANAVNDLYTGHAGAADQPNWDYADVDSDQMGVRFLSRATDNRFLGMDKNAAAESIESAARIAFAGAAPQMTKMASDAGTNAVVNRLGFANPADGAQAMDAEGKIVDRNTTGFALWIAPLWQSQHGWGLDADNMDYGFNGNLGGVSLGADYTFENAIRAGITFNIGGGYAESSGGDLSSTENRMNFWGLGAYAGWNYENFGVMADVSYTSTWNQLKQDLDSRLGMGNKLEADVQASAISAGLRAEYLLQTSAMDIIPHIGVRYMSLNTWGYDVEANGGNVLEGDSLHQDIWTFPIGVTFSKDFALDSGWSFKPSLDFTVIPAAGDIKAKHDVHFTGLPGTYEVETQMMDYLTWQGGVGLELANDNMSIGVNYTLQTGQHTTGHGVFGSFRYEF; encoded by the coding sequence ATGCAACTTACCAAGGGAGCCATCGGCAATCTGATCAACCGGTACAAGGCGGTGCTCAAAAAGTGCCACCTGATGAACACTTTCGGCAGCCTGGCTGTGGCCGGCATGCTGGTCATGGGCGGCGCCGGTGTGGCTGTGGCCGCGGATCCTGACAAGGCTCTGGAAGGGAAGAATAACTACGACCAGACCACCGTCAACAACCTCATGGGGGGCTGGCTGGTCAAGAGTGCTGAGACCACAGCTGCCGATGACATCACGCTGGAAGTCAAAGGCGGTACCATCAGCGAGATCATCGGCGGCAGCTACGTGCAGGCCAACTCCGCTTTCGATAACACGCTGACCCACGGCAACATCAGCACCACCATCAGTGGTTCGACCACTTCCTCCCAGTTCGTGGTGGGCGGCAGCAAGATCGCCAACAGCGAGAAGGCCAATCTGAAGACCGGCGATATTTCCCTGACCATCACCGGCGGTACGTTCGGCCAGAAAGATAGCGGTAAGAATACTGACTATGAACTGGTCATGGGCGGCAACTACCTCAAGGCCGACCTGAATGCCGATGATACCAGCAAGGCCGAAGCCGGCAACATCACCGTGAACATCAGCGGCGGCGAGTTCAAGACCTCCGTGACGGGCGGCAGTGTGGCCCATGTGTACGGCACTGGGGCTAACGCTCCCGCCCTCTCCGTCACCGACGCTTCCACTTCTGTGACCATCACCGGCGGCACCTTCGGGCAGTCCTATTCCACCGGCCTGGGGGCCATCAATCTCGATCCCTCCATCATCGGCGGCGGCCTGGCTCTCGTGAAAGGCGAGAAGGGCACGGCCACCAGCACCATCACCGGCAATACGCTGGTGACCATCAACGGCGAAAAAGTTGACATCAACGACAAAGTCCTCGGCGGCAGCCTGGCCCAGGGTAAGGGCGCCACGGTGACCATCGGCAAGGAAGGTGGCACGTCCACTTCCGCTGTTGTCGTGGAGAACGTCAAATCCGTGGGCGACCTGGTCGGTGGCAACATGACGGAAGGCGACGCAACAATGGAGGCTAAGGACGTCACCACTACCCTGCACGGCAACTCCTCTGTGACGGTCAAGGCCGGCAAGGTCGAGGGCGACATTATGGGCGGCAGCTATGCGCGTGGTGCCGGTACGGTGACCACCACCGGTAACACCAGCGTCGTGTTCAATGCTGCCAACTTCCCCACGGTGTCCCAGGCGGAATACATTGTGGGTGGCGACAAGGTACTTGGCAATGGCACGGCCACGGGCGAAATCAAGGGCACCTCTTCCGTCACGATCAATAATGATGCCTCGGTGACTACCGGTGCTGTGGTGGGCGGCAGCTTTAGCCGTGCGACGCCTGGTACGGCTGAAGCCACTGTGGCCAACAGCGTGGTGACCATCAACGGCGGCAAGAGCATCGCCGGTGTGGTGGGCGGCGGCCTGGCCGAGCATCTGACCGGTACTGGTAGCGCTAAGAGTGTTGTTGAAGGCACGTCCTCTGTCGTCATCAAGGACGGGACGGTGACCAACATCGTCTATACCAAGGGTTCCGGCGAAAAGGCGTCCAGCTACGCTGCCGTGGCTGGTGCGGGACTCGCCACTGGCGCCAATGCCACTGCTTCGGTCGAGAATTCCGTTGTGGTCATTGACGGTGCCGAGACCGTCATCAAGGGCAACAAGCCTGATAGTGGCAAAGATGGCTATTTCGATAAGGACAATGCCAAGGTCGTTGCCGGTGGCGTGGCCGTCGATGGCGGCACTGTTAATGTCACGAATACGTCGCTGACCATGAAGAATGGTACGGTGACGGGCGACCTGGTGGGCGGTAACCTTATCGACGGCGCAGGCAAGGCAGGGAATATTACGTCGACCAGTGTTGCTCTGACTGGCGGCACCCTTGACGGCGAAGTCATGGGCGGCAGCTACGTACGCGGCAGCAACACGTCTAACATTGATACGACCAATGTCCTCGTCAGCGGCGGAGAATTGCAGAGCGTTGACCACAAGGCCCAGTACGTTCTGGGTGGCGGCAAGGCCCTTGTTTATGCCGATGGTCAAAAGGCGAGTCTGACCATCGACACGACGAATGTGACCATCAGTGATTCCGTGAAGGTGCTGGGCGGCGGCGTTATCGGTGGCAGCCTCGCCAAAGGAACGGGCACCGGCAAGGCAACGGTGAGCGTGACCGAGGCGAATACGACGATCCTCGGCGGCACCAAAATCGCCGGTGTGGTCGGCGGTGGCGTCGCGGAAAACTATGGCGCTGCCACAGGCGATGTCTCCTCGTCAGTTACGGAAAGTCAGCTGACCATCAGTGGTGGAACCATCGATGCTCTGCGTTACGGGGCCCAAATCTCTGACGATGGAGAAACCGCAAGCAAGGCTGCCGTGGTAGGCGGCGGTGTGGCCAGCGCCAAGGGAGCTGGGACTATCACGTCCAGCGTCACCACCGCCAACACCACCATCAACGGCGGCACCATCAATGGCAATGTCTTTGCCGGTGGCGTGGCTGATGGCACCAGCGCCACGGCGAATGTGACCAATGCCAACCTGACCATCAGCGGCAATGCCGATATCCAGGGCAACATCCATGCCGGCGGTTATGCCCTCAATGACGGTACGGCCAGGGTGACGGATACCGCGACCGTGACCTTTGACGGCAACAGCAGCTTTGCCGGCAAGGTCTTTGGTCAGGGCCATGACGCAACCAGTAGCAACAAGGCGACAGTTAATAACAGCACTCTGGCCTTCACCAACTATACTGGTGAGTTCAATGGCCAGGTGGTCGGCTTCACCAAGCTGGATGTGGCCGAAGGTTCCACTTTGAAGCTGCAGACCCTGTCCACGGGCACTACTGCTGGGAAAGAGGCCGGGGTCTTCAACAACAAGGCTCTGACGCTCGCCGGTGCGGGTAATGTGGAAGCCGAGGCCGTTAACGTGGTGGCTGACAAGGGTCTCAGCGTTAAAAACGGTACCCTGACCGTCACCAACTCCCTGAAGAGTGCCGAGGACGGAAACGGTACGAAGGGCATCAATGTCAGCGACAATGGTGTACTCAGTGCGGCCAATAGGCTGCTCGTGAAGAAAGACGGAGAAAGCATCTCCACCGCTGATGGCCTGAAAAGGCTCTACCTGGGGCAGGGTGGTACGCTTGCTGTGACCGGTCTTAGCAGCATTTCCACGGCTGATATGCAGCAGTATCGTAACGTCTTGGTGGTTAATGACAGCACCGGCCTCATCAAGTACGAAGGTGCTGCCATCGAGATTTCTCGTGATGACAAGACTGACTCCGGTAACCTGAAAGGTTCCGTTGCCGAGGCTACCGGTGCGCTGCTGACGGATACCACTGTGGAATATGGTGGTCCTGGTTACACCGACACCACCACGATCAATGGCAATTACGGCGCCGGGACTGTCCTCATCAGCAATGCTGCTGATGGCAACCACACTGTCGATCTCAAGGGTGATCTGACCCTGCTTGGCGACGGCACAAATCTGATCACCGTGAAGGGCGATGGCACCCCCACGCTGTTCACGGTCAATGTGTCTGACGGCAAGGCCCTCAATCTGGGCTCCGCTGCCGCACCTTCCCTGGGCGGAAATCTGGGCGAGGCCCACATCACACTTGGTAACAACTCCAGCCTGAATGCGGTTGCAGGCAACTACACGGTGGGTGCCGTGACCGGTGGCGGCGTTGTGAGCAGCTCTGCCGGCGGCAACCTGGTCGCGGAAGTCATCGGTGAGGTCGGGAATGTCGGTGCTGTGAAGGCCAGCCAGGGCAGCATCCATTCCAATGGTCATATCCACACCGACACGCTGACCATTGAGGGCGGTGTGGTTTCCTCTGGCAGCGACATCTATGTCGACCAGCCCGTAAATGATATGAATGGCACCCTGACTGCCACGGGTAACATCAGCCTGCACGCGGGTGCTACCAGTGCCCGGGGGCAGATCGTGACCGATGGTGACCTTATCCTTGGGGAGGATATCACCAAGGCTGCCGACGGTCAGCTGACGCTGCGCGCCCAGCAGGGTACCATCGAAGCTGCTAACATCACCGCCACCAACGTGGCTGCCAAAAAGCTGGCGGCTTCCGGTGCCGTGGCTGTTGACGGTGGTGTTCTGAATCTGACGGGTACGGGTACGGATGCCAGCACGGTCAAAAGCCTGACGCTGACCAACGGTACCCAGGCCACAGTTGCTGACCTGAAGCTGACCGGGACGACCGGGACGACCGGGACGACCGGCACCATCACCGTCGGCTCCGAGTCTGACACGGTTGGTGGCACCACCCTGTCCGCCCAGCACATCGACCTCAACGGTGGCATGCTGCTGGTCGACCCGGCCTGGGGCCTGGCTTCCAGCAACGTGGCTGTGGAAAACCTGAGCGCTGGCGGCGCTACCGATGTGGTCGTCAACGGCCGCGTAGGCGTGGGCCAGAACTCTTACCTGGCTCTGGGCACCGCTGATACCGGCTGGCTGCCCGGCGTGGTAGGCAACTACACCAAGGGCGTGGGCCTGTCTAAAACGGGCATCACCGCCGCTCTGGGTGTCTTCAAGGGCATCGAGATCGCTGACGGTAAGGCCCTGGTCGTGAACGGTGGGCTGATGGATACGGCAACGAGTGCTGACCTGACGAATGCTGTCACCAATGCCACTGACGACTCCGCCACCTTCGCTGCCAACAGCCTGCTGGTGGTCAACGGTGCGAACATCTACGGCGACAAGGCTGCCATCAGCTTTAAAACCACGGGCACTCTCTCCGTGGCCGAAGGTGCCAAGCTGCTGGTCACCGATGCCGTGGCCGGTCAGGACTACACCATCGTGGGCAATGTTACGACGGTGCAGGACGGTACGAGTACTACTATCACAGACGGTGGGACTGTCTGGAAGACCGAAGGCCTGTCCACCACCACGGACATGATCTCGCTGGGCGATGCCAAGTTTGACAATACGGGCAAGAAGGTCACCACCTCCGCCGTGCGCAATGACGCCCATACCGTGTTCCCCAACCTGAGCGACGGCATGGCCAACGCGGTGAACGACCTGTATACCGGTCATGCCGGTGCCGCTGACCAGCCCAACTGGGACTACGCCGACGTCGATTCCGACCAGATGGGCGTGCGCTTCCTGAGCCGCGCCACGGACAACCGCTTCCTGGGCATGGACAAGAACGCCGCCGCTGAAAGCATCGAAAGTGCCGCCCGCATCGCCTTCGCTGGTGCCGCGCCGCAGATGACCAAGATGGCTTCCGATGCGGGCACCAATGCCGTGGTCAACCGTCTGGGCTTCGCCAATCCCGCTGACGGCGCCCAGGCCATGGACGCCGAAGGCAAGATCGTGGATCGCAACACCACCGGCTTCGCCCTCTGGATCGCGCCCCTGTGGCAGAGCCAGCACGGCTGGGGCCTGGATGCCGACAACATGGACTACGGCTTCAACGGCAATCTGGGCGGCGTTTCCCTGGGTGCCGACTACACCTTCGAGAACGCCATCCGCGCCGGTATCACCTTCAACATCGGTGGCGGTTACGCCGAATCCTCCGGCGGCGACCTCAGCAGCACCGAGAACCGCATGAACTTCTGGGGCCTCGGCGCGTACGCCGGCTGGAATTACGAAAACTTCGGCGTCATGGCCGACGTGTCGTACACCAGCACCTGGAACCAGCTCAAGCAGGATCTCGACAGCCGTCTGGGCATGGGCAACAAGCTCGAAGCCGACGTGCAGGCCAGCGCCATCAGTGCCGGTCTGCGGGCCGAGTATCTGCTGCAGACCAGCGCGATGGACATCATCCCGCACATCGGCGTGCGCTACATGAGCCTCAACACCTGGGGCTATGACGTGGAAGCCAATGGCGGCAACGTGCTGGAAGGCGACAGCCTCCACCAGGACATCTGGACCTTCCCCATCGGCGTGACCTTCAGCAAGGACTTCGCCCTGGACAGCGGCTGGAGCTTCAAGCCCAGCCTGGACTTCACCGTGATCCCGGCCGCCGGCGACATCAAGGCCAAGCACGATGTGCACTTCACCGGCCTGCCCGGCACCTATGAAGTGGAGACCCAGATGATGGATTACCTCACCTGGCAGGGCGGCGTCGGTCTGGAACTGGCCAACGACAACATGAGCATCGGCGTGAACTACACGCTGCAGACCGGTCAGCACACCACCGGTCACGGCGTGTTCGGCAGCTTCCGCTACGAGTTCTAG
- a CDS encoding MinD/ParA family protein: MNSSYPLVFSVTSGKGGVGKTNISVNLALTLAARGKRVLLLDADLGLANVDVLLGLHPEKNIFHLFHEGASLRDILLPTEYGFSILPASSGVSEMLALNPGQKLELLDAMDELEDDLDFLIVDTGAGINDSVLYFNVAAQERLLVLTPEPTSLTDAYALIKVLKTQHGVDRFQVCVNMAQDMKSAREMFVRLTDVCDHFLGGVSLDLAGVLPRDPGVHEAVVRQQPFCRCLPESPVCRGLEKMADTILRWEPAPSADGNIKFFWKKLLYR; the protein is encoded by the coding sequence ATGAACAGCAGTTATCCTCTGGTATTTTCCGTCACCTCGGGCAAGGGGGGCGTGGGCAAGACCAATATCTCGGTCAATCTGGCCCTGACCCTGGCGGCGCGCGGCAAGCGCGTGCTGCTTCTGGACGCGGACCTGGGGCTGGCCAATGTGGACGTGCTGCTGGGCCTGCATCCCGAAAAGAACATCTTCCACCTGTTCCATGAGGGGGCGTCCCTGCGGGACATCCTGCTGCCCACGGAATACGGCTTCTCCATCCTGCCCGCCTCGTCGGGTGTCAGCGAGATGCTGGCGCTCAATCCGGGGCAGAAGCTGGAGCTGCTGGATGCCATGGACGAGCTAGAGGACGATCTGGATTTCCTCATCGTGGACACGGGCGCGGGCATCAACGACAGCGTGCTCTATTTCAATGTGGCGGCGCAGGAACGTCTCCTCGTCCTGACCCCGGAACCCACCTCCCTGACGGACGCCTATGCCCTGATCAAGGTGCTGAAGACGCAGCACGGCGTGGACCGCTTCCAGGTCTGCGTGAACATGGCGCAGGACATGAAGAGCGCCCGCGAGATGTTCGTGCGGCTCACGGACGTCTGCGACCACTTCCTGGGCGGGGTCTCGCTGGATCTGGCCGGTGTGCTGCCCCGCGACCCCGGCGTGCACGAGGCCGTGGTGCGCCAGCAGCCCTTCTGCCGCTGCCTGCCGGAAAGCCCGGTCTGCCGGGGGCTGGAAAAGATGGCGGACACCATCCTGCGCTGGGAGCCCGCTCCCAGTGCCGACGGCAACATCAAATTCTTCTGGAAAAAACTGCTCTACCGCTGA
- a CDS encoding DUF3467 domain-containing protein: MPALKKTPANSHAPEQQPEQQPEQRTEQQLRVTMLPAPALETIYANAFQTNYSHGEILLTACVSRNEQDQQGPVLAVQPQKAIGMSPESAKRLAAALVQTIQQYEAQYGEISL; this comes from the coding sequence ATGCCCGCTCTGAAAAAGACCCCCGCCAACAGCCATGCCCCTGAACAGCAGCCCGAACAGCAGCCCGAACAGCGTACCGAACAGCAGCTGCGCGTGACCATGCTGCCGGCCCCCGCTCTGGAAACCATTTACGCCAATGCCTTCCAGACAAACTACTCCCACGGCGAGATCCTGCTCACGGCCTGCGTGAGCCGCAACGAACAGGACCAGCAGGGCCCGGTGCTGGCCGTGCAGCCGCAAAAGGCCATCGGCATGAGCCCCGAAAGCGCCAAACGCCTGGCCGCCGCGCTGGTGCAGACCATCCAGCAGTATGAGGCCCAGTACGGCGAGATCAGCCTGTAG
- a CDS encoding Na+/H+ antiporter NhaC family protein — protein sequence MDPFDAGWLSLLPPIIAITLALITKEVISSLFLGILSGTVIYCLGMGTGDLIIKPVEIAFTTMVNKVDFNIIIFCTLLGALVFTISRAGGTRAYGNWATRRIKSKRVAMLSTGGLGAFIFIDDYFNCLTVGTVMRPVTDRYKISRAKLAYIIDATAAPICIIAPISSWAAAVGSNLKATGAFESDFAAFVATIPYNFYALFSIIMVVMVCLGNFDFGPMRKAELRAQQGELGNVDAEQAEMGASAKGHLMDMLVPIGSLIVFAVLALLYSGGYWGSDPAYHTLAAAFGNSSASKALVWASFGAITVAFFMFVPRGLMSLKSFMDCAGEGMKAMMPANTILVLAWAISGVCRDLLQTPLFVKTMVADGGISGGLLPAIIFVVAGFLSFSTGTAWGTFGILIPIVVPVAQAVDPNLVLVCLSATLAGSVFGDHCSPISDTTILSSAGAGCAHLEHVSTQMLYACVVAASSTVGYVVSGLTHGSLLPGFASGLIFMVVTMLVLRRRNKQKDAAQA from the coding sequence ATGGATCCGTTTGACGCGGGTTGGCTCTCTCTGCTGCCGCCCATCATCGCCATCACCCTGGCCCTGATCACCAAGGAAGTCATTTCCTCCCTCTTCCTCGGTATTCTCAGCGGCACCGTCATCTATTGCCTGGGCATGGGCACGGGCGACCTGATCATCAAGCCCGTGGAGATCGCCTTCACCACCATGGTGAACAAGGTCGATTTCAACATCATCATCTTCTGTACCCTGCTGGGCGCGCTGGTGTTCACCATCTCGCGTGCCGGCGGTACCCGTGCCTACGGCAACTGGGCCACCAGGCGCATCAAGAGCAAGCGCGTGGCCATGCTCTCCACCGGCGGCCTGGGCGCCTTCATCTTCATCGACGATTATTTCAACTGCCTCACCGTGGGCACGGTCATGCGCCCGGTGACGGACCGTTACAAGATCTCCCGCGCCAAGCTGGCCTACATCATCGACGCCACCGCCGCCCCCATCTGCATCATCGCGCCCATCTCCAGCTGGGCCGCCGCCGTGGGCAGCAACCTGAAAGCCACCGGCGCCTTTGAAAGCGACTTTGCCGCCTTCGTGGCCACCATCCCCTACAACTTCTACGCCCTGTTCTCCATCATCATGGTGGTCATGGTCTGCCTGGGCAACTTCGACTTCGGCCCCATGCGCAAGGCCGAACTGCGCGCCCAGCAGGGCGAACTGGGCAACGTGGACGCCGAACAGGCCGAGATGGGCGCCAGCGCCAAGGGCCACCTGATGGACATGCTCGTGCCCATCGGCAGCCTGATCGTCTTCGCCGTGCTGGCCCTGCTCTACAGCGGCGGCTACTGGGGCAGCGATCCCGCCTACCACACCCTGGCGGCGGCCTTCGGTAACAGCAGCGCCTCCAAGGCCCTGGTCTGGGCCTCCTTCGGTGCCATCACCGTGGCCTTCTTCATGTTCGTGCCCAGAGGGCTCATGAGCCTCAAGTCCTTCATGGACTGCGCCGGCGAAGGCATGAAGGCCATGATGCCCGCCAACACCATCCTGGTGCTGGCCTGGGCCATCAGCGGCGTGTGCCGTGACCTGCTGCAGACCCCGCTCTTCGTCAAGACCATGGTGGCCGACGGCGGCATCTCCGGCGGCCTGCTGCCCGCCATCATCTTCGTGGTGGCCGGTTTCCTGAGCTTCTCCACCGGTACCGCCTGGGGTACCTTCGGCATCCTGATCCCCATCGTGGTGCCCGTTGCCCAGGCCGTGGATCCCAACCTGGTGCTGGTCTGCCTGTCCGCCACCCTGGCCGGCAGCGTCTTCGGCGACCACTGCTCGCCCATCTCCGACACCACCATCCTGTCCAGTGCCGGCGCCGGTTGCGCCCATCTGGAACACGTCTCCACACAAATGCTCTATGCCTGTGTGGTGGCGGCCAGCAGCACGGTGGGCTATGTGGTCTCCGGCCTCACCCACGGCAGCCTGCTGCCCGGCTTCGCGTCCGGCCTGATCTTCATGGTGGTGACCATGCTGGTGCTGCGCCGGCGCAACAAGCAAAAGGACGCTGCCCAGGCCTAG
- a CDS encoding sigma-54 interaction domain-containing protein: MVNWHKFFTSILDTISDGVFISDAMGTTLYVNQMYADLVGVPARDLRGKNVRDLVSEGFFDLALNPEVVRTGKPATYMQKLKDGKNVVISGSPVFDDKGRVCLVVTFVRDETRLAELNEQTGEQRKLIKEINDKLAFVAQSQGRDLEPVFSSSAMQSVAMELKRYASTDATVLIMGETGVGKDVFARLTHRWSRRKDKILLKVDCGGISETLTESEIFGYVPGAFTGASSKGKPGYFEIADGSTIFLDEVGELPLSMQTRLLRVLQDNEIVRVGSSQPRKVDVRIIAATNRNLEECVEAGTFRRDLFYRLNVGTVRIPPLRERPEDVRVLAELFLRQYTTKYRKKLAFMDITLDMLAQYRWPGNVRELQNLVHSLVITRQGPRISPRDLPSNISGLHDESGGHLDAVLMQARPLREIIADMERDFLRRAIEVHGSVRRVSELFQVNRSTIFRKLQGSKGHDKDEDAGSAS, translated from the coding sequence ATGGTCAACTGGCACAAATTCTTCACTTCCATCCTCGATACCATTTCCGACGGTGTTTTCATTTCCGACGCCATGGGCACCACCCTGTATGTGAACCAGATGTATGCCGATCTGGTGGGGGTGCCTGCCCGGGACCTGCGGGGCAAGAACGTGCGCGACCTGGTCAGCGAAGGCTTTTTCGACCTGGCCCTGAACCCCGAAGTGGTGCGCACGGGCAAGCCCGCCACCTATATGCAGAAGCTCAAGGACGGCAAGAACGTGGTCATCTCCGGGTCGCCCGTTTTTGACGACAAGGGGCGCGTCTGTCTGGTGGTCACCTTCGTGCGCGACGAGACCCGCCTGGCCGAGCTCAACGAGCAGACCGGCGAGCAGCGCAAGCTCATCAAGGAGATCAACGACAAGCTGGCCTTCGTGGCCCAATCCCAGGGGCGCGACCTGGAACCGGTCTTCTCCAGCAGCGCCATGCAGTCGGTGGCCATGGAGCTCAAGCGCTACGCCAGCACGGACGCCACCGTGCTCATCATGGGCGAGACCGGCGTGGGCAAGGACGTGTTCGCCCGCCTGACCCACCGCTGGAGCCGCCGCAAGGACAAGATCCTGCTCAAGGTGGACTGCGGCGGCATCTCCGAGACCCTGACGGAATCGGAAATCTTCGGTTATGTGCCCGGTGCCTTCACCGGTGCGTCCAGCAAGGGCAAGCCCGGCTATTTCGAGATCGCCGACGGCAGCACCATCTTCCTCGATGAAGTGGGCGAGCTGCCCCTTTCCATGCAGACGCGCCTGTTGCGCGTGCTGCAGGACAACGAGATCGTGCGCGTGGGCAGCTCCCAGCCCCGCAAGGTGGATGTGCGCATCATCGCCGCCACCAACCGCAACCTTGAGGAATGCGTGGAGGCGGGCACCTTCCGCCGTGACCTGTTCTACCGTCTCAACGTGGGCACGGTCCGCATCCCGCCCCTGCGCGAGCGGCCCGAGGACGTGCGCGTGCTGGCGGAGCTCTTCCTGCGCCAGTACACCACCAAATACCGCAAAAAGCTGGCCTTCATGGACATCACGCTGGACATGCTGGCCCAGTACCGCTGGCCGGGCAACGTGCGCGAATTGCAGAACCTGGTCCACAGCCTGGTCATCACCCGCCAGGGGCCCCGCATCTCGCCCCGCGACCTGCCGTCCAACATCAGCGGCCTGCACGACGAGAGCGGCGGCCATCTGGATGCCGTGCTCATGCAGGCCCGGCCCCTGCGCGAGATCATCGCCGACATGGAGCGGGACTTTTTGCGCCGGGCCATCGAGGTGCACGGTTCCGTCCGCCGGGTCTCGGAGCTGTTCCAGGTCAACCGCAGCACCATCTTCCGCAAGCTGCAGGGCAGCAAGGGACACGACAAGGACGAGGATGCCGGTTCGGCTTCCTGA